The DNA window TTGAGTTGTAATCCAATTGATGTTTTGGTATGATCACCCAACAGACATCCGATGTGAATCTCTCCGGTCTCGATACGCTCACCAGCAATCGTAATTGTTATCGGTCCGTAGGTATTCTTTAAATCGGAGTTATTGGTTCCTGCCCCAATATTGACCCAACTTCCAACAACTGCCGTACCTAAGTATCCATCATGTTGTTTATTCGAGTAGCCCATCCACAGTGTTTGTTGAATCTCACCTCCGAGTTTGCAAACCGGACCGATGCTCGAGGGACCGTATAGTTTTAGACCAGCGCGTAGTGTGCATTTTTTTCCAACGGCTAACGGTCCTTTTAGAAAGGCGTTTCCTTCAATCACGGTTCCTTCATCGATCCAGATCGAGCCTTCCGAAGCATCGAGAAAAGTCTGCATACCAATTTTCACGGAAGGGTGGATGAAAATTCGTTCGGGTGAATCAACCCATATTCCTGGTCTTGCCTGTTCACCAATCGCGTGCTCAGGGTACTCTCGAGCAATAATTGCGATTTGCTTTTCAATAACTGACTCTTGCCGGAACAATAAATCGAACGGATGCTTAATCAACTCAAGTTTCCCCGGTGCCGGACGAACAGGCACCAGCAGTTCGAAAAAACGGGCAGAAGGCAAACCATCGGGAGGATAGTCTTGAAGAAGTTTTTCCTGATTCGCAGGCGAAAGCATTGCCGCGACCACCGTTTCTTCTCCCTCTTCCGGGGTCGTCACAATCCATTCTTCGTCAGTCGGCAACTCTCGGAGGCAAGAGGCATCCCACAGTCGACTATTCGCAAGTAGAGCATTCTCCCGGGTAGCTTTATTAATAATAGTCCCGGGGTGGCAAATATGTTGCCATGCAACCAAATGTGGACGTACCCATCGTGCCGGTTCATTTGTAAAGTGCTCATGCGCACACTCTCGCAGTAAACCTGCGCCAGATCGCATCGCCCAGAAGGGACGTAGCATAGTAACCCCGCCACCCCGGTGTACTTTGTCGTCTTCCCACAGAACAAGGTTGTCTGATTGGTTTTTCATATACTTATATCTCCAATGTGAACCAAATATGCCTGAAGAACATACGCAACACTAATATTTCCAAAGAATAAAGGGAAAATTTTCGCAAACTACACGATTTCCCATTGAGGTCTTGATTTTTCGTTATTCATTCCGTAAAGTGAAGTCAGCATTATTATGGTAATCCGCAAAGATTGTGAATCTATTCTCATAGGGGGAATTGTGCAGAGCACATTCATCAAGAAAGATATTGTCGATCGCACGGCAAGCAAAGCAAACATCGATGTGAAAGAATCCGCTAAAGTAGTGGAAGCAGTTTTCACAGTTCTCCGCGAAATCATGATGAATGCCAATCCTGGCGTCCGCATTGAGATTCGTGATTTTGGCGTCTTTGAGGTTAAGCAAACTGCAGCTAAACCAAAAGCGAGGAATCCCAAGAAACCTGATCAAGTAATCTACATTCCACCACGACGCAAAACCCATTTCAAACCGGGTAAACTACTAAAAAGTGCCCTCAAGGAAGCAACTGCAGCAGTATAAAACAACCATCAAGCTTCAAACACATCAAGACGCAATGACCTTGCGTCTTGATTTTTTATACCACTCAGGAAATTACACCCGCTTTGTTTATAAACAGCGTTCACTACATTATCACATCACGGAATTCCTACGACCGCTCCACCATCCACTAACACCGTTTGACCGGTGATGTAACGATTTTCCGAAGAGCACAAGAACGCCGCCAATCTTCCTAACTCCTCCGGTTCACCGAATCTCTCTGCCGGGATTTTTTGCAAAGCAAGTGTACGTTCATGCTCGTAAGTACTCCCATTGCGATTCGCTCTCACCATAAACAAATGGTGAAGACGATCGGTTTCATACATCCCAGGCGCAACAGCATTGATAGCAACATTT is part of the bacterium genome and encodes:
- a CDS encoding putative sugar nucleotidyl transferase encodes the protein MKNQSDNLVLWEDDKVHRGGGVTMLRPFWAMRSGAGLLRECAHEHFTNEPARWVRPHLVAWQHICHPGTIINKATRENALLANSRLWDASCLRELPTDEEWIVTTPEEGEETVVAAMLSPANQEKLLQDYPPDGLPSARFFELLVPVRPAPGKLELIKHPFDLLFRQESVIEKQIAIIAREYPEHAIGEQARPGIWVDSPERIFIHPSVKIGMQTFLDASEGSIWIDEGTVIEGNAFLKGPLAVGKKCTLRAGLKLYGPSSIGPVCKLGGEIQQTLWMGYSNKQHDGYLGTAVVGSWVNIGAGTNNSDLKNTYGPITITIAGERIETGEIHIGCLLGDHTKTSIGLQLNTGTVTGIACNIFGAGFPQTYIPSFSWGGADWLREHGLSKAIETARIAMSRRKKEFVPEIEQMFHYQFNQTIIEREKYLKKSN
- a CDS encoding integration host factor subunit beta, with amino-acid sequence MQSTFIKKDIVDRTASKANIDVKESAKVVEAVFTVLREIMMNANPGVRIEIRDFGVFEVKQTAAKPKARNPKKPDQVIYIPPRRKTHFKPGKLLKSALKEATAAV